agtcggatgtttgtaactcgggcaGCCCCTGTAATGGGACTTGCATAGGATTTTGTGATCTTGGAACCAAAACCCCAGCGGATATTGAGAACCCAATGCATAAATGAGTAGTAAATAGGTAATAAAGTGCCGTAGGGTGGAAGCCGTCCCTTTTGCAACAGACATTGTAATTATCCCCCAAAGGTATGTTCAGAAGGTATGTTCAGGTTAGGCAAGGTTATGGACAACGCctggggagaaggagagacaaaCCGGGGCTGCATGGAAGGAAGTGACTCACCCCCAAAACTGGGGACAGGACCTCTctccttgctctctctctccctctctctccctctctgtatTTGGAAATGAAAGAATGAGTCTCCCCTTGAATTGCAAACACAACCATTTGGTTCCTGCTGCTCCATCTACTAGGCGGCCTTTTCTCTTTCGTAGACTCTCCATTCCTTGGAGGACAAAAAGAAAATCTTTGCAATACAGGGTGAGTGTTTTACTATTTCAGATGAGGAAAAGAGGTTCCAATTTGTCCTAGCTGCAAGTAGTGTCTTATTAgcttgtggaactctctgccacaggaTATAATTATAGCAGAACATAGCTTGGAGGGTTGCGTGAGAGAATTGGAGCAGCAGAGACAGTGAAGAACTCGTTTTCTGGATAGCCTttattgtctcttccaactcttggattcttgaactatctctatctatctctatctatcttatctatctatctatctatctatctatctatctatctatctatctatcatctattcatttatttatctgcCTTGTATCTatttctgtccatccatccatctatcctatctatcctatctatctatctatctatctatctatctatctatctattcatccttccatgtatctatccattcatccgtgtatctatccatctctccctctccctccctctcgctCTCCATCACTCTATCCATCTCTATTCATCAatctctctctatcatctatccttctttctttctttctttctttctgtctctatctatctatctatctatccatctatccatccatcaatctttcaatatctatctatctatctatctatctatctatcctatagatccatccatccatctgtctgtctctatctctatctgtcttcctgtctgtctctatctctatccatccatcaatgtatctctctctctctgtatctatccatctgtccttccgtctatctgtctctgtctctatctacttgtctgtctgtctctatctctatccatccatccatccatccatcaatgtatctctctctctatctgtatctatccatccatctgtccatctgtctctatctatctatctatctatctatctatctatctatctatctatctatctatttatctatctatctatgtatctatcatctatctatctatctatctatctatctatctatctatctctctatctctctatccatctctaCCCATCaatctttctctatctatctatctatctatctatctatctatctatctctccatccatgtatctatccatctatctaccaatgtatctatcatctctctctctctctatccatctctaCCCATCAATCTTtctctatacatctatctatctatctatctatctatctatctatttccctATCAATTTACCTatcatccctatctatctatctatctatctctatctgtatctatctctatctatttgtccatctatctatcgatcgatcgatctatctgtctatctgtatctatctctatctatttgtccatctatctatgtatttgtctctctctctctctctctatcatctatctatctatctatctatctatctatctatctatttccctATCAATTTACCTatcatccctatctatctatctatctatctatctatctatctatctctatctatttgtccatctatctatctattttccatctatctatctatttgtctatctatctatctatctatctatctatctatctatctagccatctatctagccatctagtcatccatctatctagccatctctctctctctctccatccacccatctggtatttttcctgcatggggttgaactagatagcctttgaagtctcttccatctctaggatgctatgaacaatcatctctctctctctctgtctcatccatccatccatccatccactgcttttcctgcatggtagggtgttggactggattatTTAtcaagtcatcagcaaccagtcaattatattacatttctaacagaacaaagcaaacaaacagacaaaatacaaaaatacaaaatacagaatacacactcgcatgttgaggattccgctttgtggccccatttctgaaggttggctctacatctcgtggtgccagagcgcagtctgttcagcaccttccaagtcgcccagttttctgtgtgcccaggggaatgtctctcatttggtatctgccattggctgaggttctgggtttgagcctgccacttttggactctcgcttgctgaggtgttccagcgagtgtctctgtagatcttagaaaactatttctagatttaagattTAGAtttctcctcctgagaaaaatgtataatatcacaaaggacgaccacctcacccgcctcataggaaacctgctacaaaacaggagcttttttgttgagttccagggccagagaagcaaatggcggaaacagaagaacggcctgccttagGGAGCGTGCTTGCATTGGATTGGATGACTCATGGTTATATGATTCTCTCAATCTAtcgtagggggttggactggatggcccttggggtcccttccaactctatgattctatatggggGCTTCAATCCCAAGgtgaatgtatctctctctcagGAACCTTATGGTCTCCCTTTCCATTGCAGGTCGCATGCGGATGATGGGTCGTCCCTTGAGCCCCTTGTACCGCTGGTACATCTACGCCATCCACGGCTACTTCTCGGAGGTGATGTTCACGGCCACCTGGGCCTTTGTGGAGGACCGGGACTGGAAGTTCCAAGGGGTGACGAGCATCTGGGCATTCTTCATCTACGGGACGTGTAGTTTCGCCTTGGAGGGCCTCTTCCGGCTCTTGCGGCCCCACTATGGCTTGTTTGCCCGTTGCACCCTCTACACCATCTGCATCTACCTCTGGGAGTTCTCCACCGGGTACTTCCTCCGCCTCTTTGACGCATGTCCTTGGGACTACAGCTCATTTAAGTACAACTTCATGGGGCTGGTGACACTCGAGTATTGTCCCTTCTGGTTCTTGGGGTCCCTCCTCCTAGAAAGGTTCCTCATCCACAACACACTCCGACTCCGGCTGGAGGAACGGCCAAAATCCAAGGAAAGGTCCATGCCCAGGTTTGAGATGAAAGAGGACTGAAGTGGGAATGGAGGGACCTGGAGTGGAGCTAGGCTTTGAAGTCCATATTGGGTTTGCCAAGTCAACCAAGAGACATTAACTTTGTGAAGGACCTATTCCTCAAAAAGGTGGCTTTGCTAAGTCAATCAagagccatcatcatcatcatcatcatcatcatctttatttatatcctgcacttatctccccaagaggactcagggtggtttccaaccaAAGACCTAACAGAAGTTTGCCATGTCAACCAAGATCCATTAACTTCATAAAAAGAGATACTGAGCATAAGTAATGTTGGGAATGGAAGTCCATCTAACATGGAAATTGGACTTCCTCCAGAAGTGGTTGGACTATAGTTTCCATCATCCTTAAGCGTAGGTCATGCTGGGGGTGATAGACACAAGAGTCCATTAAACCTGAGAATGAGGCTTCCTCCAGAAGTggctggactgcagttcccatcatccttgaaCATAAGTCATGTTTAGATTGGAATTGGAGTCCATCTAACATGAGAAGGAGACTTCCTCTAAAAGaggttggactgcagttcccattaaCTTTGAACATAAGTCATGTTTAGATTGGAATTGGAGTCCATCTAACATCAGAAGACTTCCTCTAGAAGaggttggactgcagttcccatcttCCTTGAACATAAGTCATATTTATATTGGGATTGGAGTCCATCTAACATGAGAATGAGACTTCTTCTAGAAGaggttggactgcagttcccatcatccttgaaCATAAGTCATGTTTAGACTGGAATTGGAGTCCACCTAACATGAGAAGGAGACTTCCTCTAAAAGaggttggactgcaattcccatcctTGAACATAAGTCATGTTTAGATTGGAGTTGGAGTCCATCTAACATGAGAAGGAGACTTCCTCTAAAAGAGGTTGGACTGCAGTTTCCATCATCCTTGAACATAAGTCAAGCTTAGATTGGAATTGGAGTCCATCTAACATCAGAAGACTTCCTCTAGAAGAGGTTGGACTGTAGTTCCCATCTTCCTTGAACATAAGTCATGTTTAGATTGGAATTGGAGTCCACCAAACATGAGAAGGAGACTTCCTCTAGAAGaagttggactgcagttcccatcatccttgaaCATAAATCATGTTTAGATTGGAATTGGAGTCCACCTAACATGAGAAGGAGACTTCCTCTAGAAGaggttggactgcagttcccagttcccatcatccttgaaCATAAGTCATGTTTAGATTGGAATTGGAGTCCATCAAACATGAGAAGGAAACTTCCTCCAGAAGTGGCTGGACTGCAGTTCCCTTCATCCTTGAACATAAGTCATGTTTAGATTGGAATTGGAGTCCATCTAACATGAGAAGGAGACTTCCTCTAGAAGAGGTTGGACCTAACATGAGAATGAGACTTCTTCTAGAAGaggttggactgcagttcccatcatccttgaaCATAAGTCATGTTTTCATTGGAATTGGAGTCCATCTAACATGAGAAGGAGACTTCCTCTAGAAGaggttggactgcagttcccatcgtCCTTGAACATAAGTCATGTTTAGATTGGAATTGGAGTCTATCTAACATCAGGAGACTTCCTCTAGAAGaggttggacttcagttcccatcatccttgaaCATAAGTCATGTTGGCAATGGGGGTCCATCTAATATGGGATTGGGACTTCCTCCGGATGAGGTTGGAATGCAGTTCCCATAATCATTGAACTgtttggaatgatgggagttgaagtccaaaacatctggaggacccaagttggctcatgcctggtATAACATGAGAAAGCAACTTCTTAGAGATGGGCTTGTGAAGTCAACCAAAAGCAATTAACTTTAGAAAAGACCTGCTGTGAATAGAGATGGGTTTGCGAAGTCAAGCAAGAGCCATTAAgagtggaattccagacaagaatcaatcagggccacctaacacctcccaacaaaagattcccccccccaggcagcaaccagctggactttgaagctgcaaggccattcaatgctaatcaaggtggtcaattgcaacattcacacctgcctctaacagacatgagttctttctcacaccctggacattattccacagatatgtaaatctcacttgcctactttccaaaagacctcacaacctctgaggatgcctgccatggatgtgggtgaaatttcaggagagaatgcttctgggacatggccagacatcccatgaaactcacagcaaccaagagcCATTAACTTTACAAAAGATCTAATAGAAATAGGTTTGCAAGTTAACCAAGAGCCATCAGTTTTACAAAAGACCTGCTCCTAGTAGAGATGGCATTGCAAAGTCAATGAAGAGTTGTTAACTTTACAAAAGACCTACAACTAGAAGAGTTGGGTTTCCCAAGTTAATCAAGAGCCATTAAtgtgttgtcagaggctttcaaggccagaatcgctgggttgctgtgagttttccaggctgtatggccatgttctagaagcaagtTAATCAAGAGCCATTCGCTTTACAAAAGACCTGCTCCTAGTAGAGATGAGTTTGTGAAGTTAACCAAGACCCATTAATGATACAAACAGGTCATAGAGATGGGCTTACAAAGTCAATCAAGAGCCATCAACTTTACAAAAGACCTAGTAGAAATAGGTTTGCCAAATTAATAAAGAGCCATCAAGTTTACAAAAGGCTTACTCCTAGTAGAGATGGATTTGTGAAGTGACCCAAGAGCCATTAGCTTTACAAAAGACCTGCTCCTGGTAGAGATGAGTTTGTGAAGTTAACCAAGAGCCATTAACTTTACAAACAGGGTTTACAAAGTcaaagttgggagttgtagttcacctacatccagagagcactgtggactgaataGAGATGTGTTTACAAAGTCAATAAAGAGCCATCAACTTTACAAAAGACCTACTCCTAGAACAGATGGCTATGCCAAGTCAACCAAGGGCCATAAACTTTACAAATGACCTAATAGACCTAGGTTTGTCAAGTTAACCAAGAGCCATCAAGTTTACAACAGACCTGCCCCTAGTAGAGATGGGTTTGCCAAGCCAATGAAGAGTTGTTAACTTTACAAAACACCTACTTCTAATAGAGATGGCTTTATGaaatcaacctgggggtcgagatccctgagggggttgtgaggggatgtcagagggttaCCAAAgtccatcggaaaacacagtattttctgttggtcatggggatctgTGTGAGACGTTTGGCCCAactccatcactggtggggttcagaatgccctttgagtgtaggggaactataaatcccaaaggtcaaatctattttccccaaactccaccagtgtttacatttaggcatattgagtattcgtgcaaagtttggtccagatccatcattgtttgagtccacagtgctctctggatgtaggtgaactacaactccagaactcaaggtcaatgcccaccaaacactcagaggtagtgaggtcttttttctgttggtcaacgggttctgtgtgagaagtttggcacaattccatcactggtggggttcagaatgccctttgattgtaggggaactataaatcccaaatgtcacatctatttcccccaaattccaccagtgtttagcaggcatattgaatattcatgccaagtttggagcagatccattattgtttgagttcagagtgctctctggatgtaggtgaactacaactcccaaactcaaggccaatgcccaccaaacccttccactattttctgttggtcatggaagtcctatgtgagaagtttggcctaattctatcaatggtggggttcagaatgctctttgattgtaggtgaactataaatcccagcaactacaactcccaaatgtcaaggtctatttcccccatcagtgttcacattcgggcatattgagcattcatgccaagtttggtccagattgtttgagtccagagtgcttttttttgtcatgtcaggagcaacttgagaaactgcaagtcgcttctggtgtgagagaattggccgtctgcaaggacattgcccaggggacgccgggatgatttgatgtttttatcatccttgtgggaggcttctcttatgtccccgcacgaggagctggagctgatagagggagctcatccatctctccccggatttgaacctgcgacctgtcgatcttcagtcctgccagcacaggggtttaacccactgtgccaccgggggcaccgagtgctctctggatgtaagtgaactacaactcccaaactcaaggtcaatgcccaccaaacccttctgtgttttctgttggtcatgggagttttgtgtgccaagcttggttcaatcccatcattggtggagtttggaatgatctttgattgtaggtgaactataaatcccagcaactacaactcacacatgtcaaggtctatttctcccatcagtgttcacatttgggcatattgtggatttgtgtcaagtttggtcctgatccatcattgtttgagtccagagtgctctctggatgtaagtgaactacaactcccaaactcaaggtcaatgcccaccaaacccttctagtgtattctgttggtcatcggagttctgtgtgccaagtttggttcaattccatcgttggtggagttcagaatgctctttgattgtaggtgaactataaatcccagcaactacaactcacacatgTCAGTCcagactgctctctggatgtaagtgaactacaactcccaaactcaaggtcaatgcccaccaaacccttccagtattttctgttggtcatcagagttctgtgtgccaagtttggttcaattccatcattggtggagtttggaatgatctttgattgtgtggttgttgttgttcattcgttcagtcgtttccgactcttcatgacttcatggaccagcccacgccagagctccctgtcggccgtcaccacccccagctccttcaaggtcagtccattcacttcaaggatgccatccatccatcttggtcaaggtctattttcccaaaactccaccagtgttcacattttggcatattgggtatttttgccaaatttggttcagtgaatacatctcgcatataagatatttacattacgattcctagcAGTAGCagaatgacagttgtgaagttgcaacgaaaataatgttgtggttgttggtcaacacaacataaggaactgtattaaggggttgcggcattaggaaggccgagaaccactgagctattgTATCACAACAGTATGTTATACTCTGCCTTGAGCCTTGGAGACAAATGggtaaggaataataataataataataataataataataataataataatagttgggttgttgtaggttttttcgggctatatggccatggtctagaggcattctctcctgacattttgcctgcat
The sequence above is a segment of the Anolis sagrei isolate rAnoSag1 chromosome Y, rAnoSag1.mat, whole genome shotgun sequence genome. Coding sequences within it:
- the LOC137095215 gene encoding transmembrane protein 229B-like, which encodes MRMMGRPLSPLYRWYIYAIHGYFSEVMFTATWAFVEDRDWKFQGVTSIWAFFIYGTCSFALEGLFRLLRPHYGLFARCTLYTICIYLWEFSTGYFLRLFDACPWDYSSFKYNFMGLVTLEYCPFWFLGSLLLERFLIHNTLRLRLEERPKSKERSMPRFEMKED